From Anopheles funestus chromosome 3RL, idAnoFuneDA-416_04, whole genome shotgun sequence, a single genomic window includes:
- the LOC125768181 gene encoding uncharacterized protein LOC125768181: MFAYVTILAAVVALAHGQCTVNIRTQLNAREPLFLRNNQLWAPNGPALQWNAGETTLIACPGNSIENTGTVTANIQCVSGTTFNLGGSNVNLADVSCAARSTGSLQNTGQGCGGSGTLLNLGFDVPSVGFVTYIQSCYNMQTASVIYTRHIIPGTAIDHSISESYRPSFKTVGTASHVQPATSYTTAQQAIRFAQLLGSQAQADRFITTSSYLSRGHLSPDADGIFRPWQWATYFYVNVAPQWQATNGGNWLVVENAARNIAGRLNEDVLIFNGAHDILTLPHVNGQQVPITLEAGGIQTPKWYWKIIKSPRTNAAIALINNNDPFRTSMPAGELLCQDVCAQYGWSNANYGNFARGYTYCCTVADLRRAIPSIPAEADAANVLRF; encoded by the exons ATGTTTGCGTACGTAACGATTCTGGCTGCCGTGGTTGCCTTAGCCCATGGAC AGTGTACTGTCAATATCCGGACGCAACTGAACGCTCGGGAACCATTGTTCCTGCGTAACAATCAATTGTGGGCCCCGAACGGACCTGCGCTACAGTGGAATGCCGGAGAAACGACGCTTATTGCCTGTCCAGGCAATTCGATCGAGAACA CTGGCACTGTCACGGCCAACATTCAGTGCGTGTCCGGAACGACGTTCAACCTTGGCGGATCCAATGTGAACCTTGCCGATGTCTCGTGTGCTGCACGCTCGACGGGATCCCTCCAGAATACTGGTCAGGGTTGTGGTGGTAGCGGAACTCTGCTTAATCTTGGATTCGATGTACCAAGCGTCGGGTTTGTGACGTACATTCAGTCATGCTACAACATGCAGACTGCTTCCGTCATTTACACCCGTCATATTATCCCAGGAACTGCAATTGACC ATAGCATCAGCGAGTCTTACCGGCCATCTTTCAAGACTGTCGGAACTGCATCTCATGTCCAGCCCGCTACGTCTTATACCACCGCCCAGCAAGCGATCCGATTCGCCCAACTTCTAGGTTCCCAGGCCCAAGCGGATCGTTTCATTACCACCAGCTCGTACCTTTCCCGAGGACATCTCTCACCGGATGCGGACGGTATCTTCCGTCCCTGGCAGTGGGCGACCTACTTCTACGTCAATGTGGCCCCACAATGGCAGGCAACGAATGGTGGCAACTGGTTGGTGGTCGAGAATGCAGCGCGCAACATCGCTGGCCGTCTGAATGAGGACGTTCTGATCTTCAACGGTGCCCATGACATTCTGACACTTCCGCACGTAAATGGCCAACAGGTGCCGATCACGCTAGAAGCCGGCGGTATCCAGACACCGAAATGGTACTGGAAGATTATCAAATCTCCGCGCACGAATGCAGCCATCGCCCTGATTAACAACAACGACCCCTTCCGGACGAGTATGCCAGCTGGTGAGCTGCTGTGCCAGGATGTGTGTGCCCAGTACGGTTGGAGCAATGCGAACTATGGAAACTTTGCACGTGGCTACACGTACTGCTGTACGGTGGCGGATCTGCGTCGTGCTATTCCTAGCATTCCGGCCGAAGCCGATGCGGCAAATGTGTTGCGTTTTTAA